From a region of the Fischerella sp. JS2 genome:
- a CDS encoding acyl carrier protein: MQAIDSPIQSTIIDILKDIIQDWDLESDEISLDTQLVTDLSFASIDIIHFVVAIEDHFKQKFGFARLLMQDGRYVDDLSVGQLVNFVSSQLNGGV; this comes from the coding sequence ATGCAAGCCATAGACTCTCCGATTCAATCAACAATTATTGATATCCTCAAAGACATCATCCAAGACTGGGATTTGGAATCTGATGAGATCAGTCTTGATACCCAGCTAGTAACAGACCTCAGCTTTGCCTCTATCGATATCATCCATTTTGTTGTTGCTATAGAAGACCATTTCAAGCAGAAATTTGGCTTTGCTCGATTGTTAATGCAGGATGGTCGTTACGTTGATGACTTAAGCGTAGGACAGCTAGTGAATTTTGTTTCAAGCCAATTAAACGGAGGGGTGTGA